One segment of Macrotis lagotis isolate mMagLag1 chromosome 1, bilby.v1.9.chrom.fasta, whole genome shotgun sequence DNA contains the following:
- the ITPRIPL1 gene encoding inositol 1,4,5-trisphosphate receptor-interacting protein-like 1 has protein sequence MAVVSFLFVAVMYVVQHLMFVSDRMDLDTLARSRQLEKILNEEMRHLELEFEESTRKEEIQQAVWTPLEFEEEKHEEINMEKITKDNIEPKEDSEKTWTFFTEDSKGLLGWLTGNLWNAGLFGLFLLFEIFRQNMQHEPAFDSSSDEEEEETIEEIVTTSNSWTSDFPQQPDLDSFFERHLQNTTRDLPSTCEFVESFVDDLMEACQMLSRRDAHPQLEDCLGIGPAFEKWGIGQDAHRFEVLVPLSAPQSNSFHVEMRAPASDSLRYGQVVVESECMCKREKLLGDVLCLVHHWDYSSGSGKLSNSLKANFCTGSKLDVYKSLYWLRNILGNAWTLVAHKYDFKLSFLPSGTSCKLRLDYRSGRFLLINLILGVQWDDSMVYFVSQSPEQEKLTSVDWPESFAACEHLFFKLVGRFAPEKSCHLKCLQIISYFQSLKAPPHGPHQPILTPYHFKTALMHLLLRLPLSDWKPELFPQRLQDILWYLGRGLQDRCLYHFLIGNTFLPLTIPVPKNFRSAVPVNLFWNLEMDSVTHSKAVTEFHDLVTQVKSLPNLQISGRVM, from the coding sequence ATGGCTGTGGTAAGCTTCCTGTTTGTGGCGGTGATGTATGTTGTCCAGCACCTGATGTTTGTCAGTGACAGGATGGACCTGGACACACTGGCCCGAAGCCGACAACTGGAGAAGATACTGAACGAAGAGATGCGGCACCTGGAGCTGGAGTTTGAAGAGAGCACCCGAAAGGAGGAGATACAGCAGGCAGTTTGGACACCATTAGaatttgaggaagaaaaacatgaagaaataaatatggaaaaaataacaaaggacaaCATTGAACCCAAAGAAGATTCAGAGAAGACCTGGACATTCTTCACTGAAGACTCAAAGGGGCTGCTAGGCTGGTTAACAGGCAACCTGTGGAATGCAGGGCTCTTtggtctctttctcctctttgaaATTTTCCGGCAGAATATGCAACATGAGCCAGCGTTTGACTCCAGCAgcgatgaggaagaagaagaaaccaTAGAGGAGATTGTTACGACGAGCAACAGTTGGACGTCTGACTTTCCTCAGCAGCCAGACTTGGATTCCTTTTTTGAGCGGCACCTCCAAAACACCACCCGTGACCTGCCCAGCACTTGTGAATTTGTAGAGAGCTTTGTGGATGACCTGATGGAGGCCTGTCAGATGTTGAGTCGGAGGGATGCCCACCCCCAGTTGGAGGATTGCCTGGGCATCGGTCCTGCCTTTGAAAAATGGGGCATCGGCCAAGATGCTCATAGGTTTGAAGTACTGGTGCCTTTATCAGCCCCACAAAGCAACTCATTCCACGTAGAGATGAGAGCACCAGCATCTGATTCGCTACGTTATGGCCAAGTGGTGGTGGAGTCAGAGTGTATGTGCAAACGAGAAAAGCTTTTGGGTGATGTACTGTGTCTTGTACATCACTGGGACTATAGCTCAGGAAGTGGCAAGCTTTCTAACTCCCTGAAGGCCAACTTTTGTACTGGCTCCAAGCTGGATGTATACAAGAGCCTGTATTGGTTGCGAAACATATTGGGGAATGCCTGGACCCTAGTAGCACATAAGTATGACTTTAAGCTTAGCTTCTTACCTTCGGGCACTTCATGTAAACTGAGACTGGACTATCGCTCAGGGAGATTTCTCTTAATCAATTTGATCCTGGGAGTGCAATGGGATGACTCCATGGTTTATTTTGTGAGTCAGTCACCTGAACAAGAGAAGTTGACTAGTGTGGACTGGCCTGAGTCTTTTGCCGCCTGTGAGCACCTGTTCTTCAAGCTAGTTGGGCGATTTGCCCCAGAGAAGAGTTGCCATCTCAAGTGCCTCCAGATCATTTCATACTTCCAGAGTCTTAAGGCACCGCCCCATGGGCCACATCAACCCATTCTCACCCCTTATCACTTCAAGACAGCCCTCATGCACCTCTTGCTACGGCTGCCTCTCAGTGACTGGAAGCCCGAACTATTCCCCCAACGGCTCCAGGATATCCTCTGGTATCTTGGTCGTGGACTACAGGACAGGTGTCTTTATCACTTCCTTATTGGGAACACCTTTCTACCCCTTACCATCCCAGTCCCCAAGAACTTTCGGAGTGCTGTGCCTGTCAATCTCTTCTGGAACCTTGAAATGGACTCTGTGACACACTCAAAGGCAGTGACAGAGTTCCATGACCTTGTGACCCAGGTGAAATCTTTGCCCAACTTGCAAATATCTGGTAGAGTCATGTAA